One Natronococcus sp. CG52 DNA window includes the following coding sequences:
- a CDS encoding acyl-CoA dehydrogenase family protein produces the protein MIREFELDAAHAAYRDEVREFCESEIEPHVEAYETSGEFPADLVRQVAERGLVGIPYDAEYGGAGLDFRSFAIASEELARTWKLIAGAVNVVSSLVGYPIYTYGEEWQREEWLRKACTGEWITALGMTEPGAGSDARSIETSAERDGDEWVIDGHKVWMTNGSVADFMILVVNTGDSLSLVGVPDPWDRDGVDLVRDIPCMEGEASVESEVTFDDVRVPAENLVGEKGKGLRYALEALDVGRIGTGAQGVGVAQAALDASRAFADEREQFGKPIREFQGVGFKLADMAIEVEAARLLTLSAADKRDRGERVTQEAAMAKAYATDVAMDAATEAVQIHGSRGYSTDYPVERYMRVAKGMQIYEGTNEINRQVIADRMYES, from the coding sequence ATGATACGCGAGTTCGAGCTGGATGCCGCCCACGCAGCGTACCGGGACGAGGTCAGGGAGTTCTGCGAATCCGAGATCGAGCCGCACGTCGAAGCGTACGAGACGAGCGGCGAGTTCCCGGCGGATCTCGTCCGTCAGGTCGCCGAACGCGGACTCGTCGGTATTCCGTACGACGCCGAATACGGCGGGGCCGGTCTAGACTTCCGATCGTTCGCGATCGCGAGCGAAGAACTCGCCCGGACGTGGAAGCTGATCGCCGGAGCGGTGAACGTCGTCTCCTCGCTCGTCGGCTATCCGATCTACACCTACGGCGAGGAGTGGCAGCGCGAGGAGTGGCTCCGGAAGGCCTGCACGGGCGAGTGGATCACCGCGCTCGGGATGACCGAGCCCGGCGCCGGAAGCGATGCACGGTCGATCGAGACGAGCGCCGAAAGAGACGGCGACGAGTGGGTGATCGACGGCCACAAGGTGTGGATGACCAACGGCTCGGTCGCGGACTTCATGATCCTCGTCGTCAACACGGGGGACAGTCTCAGTCTCGTCGGGGTGCCGGATCCCTGGGATCGAGACGGGGTGGACCTCGTCCGAGACATTCCGTGTATGGAAGGCGAGGCGTCGGTCGAGAGCGAGGTGACGTTCGACGACGTCCGCGTCCCCGCCGAAAACCTCGTGGGGGAGAAGGGGAAGGGTCTCCGGTACGCCCTCGAGGCCCTCGACGTCGGACGCATCGGAACCGGCGCGCAGGGGGTTGGGGTCGCACAGGCGGCCCTGGACGCGAGCCGCGCGTTCGCCGACGAGCGGGAACAGTTCGGCAAACCGATCAGGGAGTTTCAGGGCGTCGGCTTCAAACTCGCCGACATGGCCATCGAGGTCGAAGCGGCGCGGCTGTTGACCCTGTCGGCGGCCGACAAGCGAGACAGGGGCGAGCGGGTCACGCAGGAAGCCGCGATGGCTAAAGCCTACGCGACCGACGTCGCGATGGACGCTGCGACGGAGGCCGTCCAGATCCACGGCTCGCGGGGCTACTCGACGGACTATCCGGTCGAACGTTACATGCGGGTCGCGAAGGGGATGCAGATCTACGAGGGGACGAACGAGATCAATCGACAGGTGATCGCGGATCGAATGTACGAGTCCTGA
- a CDS encoding oxidoreductase encodes MNVNVIGGGPGGLYASLLLKKSNPDWNITVYERDPADNTYGWGIVFSDSTLSALREADYKTHQQITNQFIKWDPIDVYYDGEYIRCGGHRFAGMMRADLKDILRERCAEVGVEMHFDTAIDDPKALAAESELLIGADGAQSVTRETFSEEFKPRITDGNAKFAWFGTEKPFDVFTFIFRENEDGLWRIHAYPGRKSTFIVECTEETWRNAGLDEKSEGEGLAYFEELFADHLNGYDLESKLYGWRNFPLVENRTWYHNDENVVLLGDAAHTAHFSIGSGTKMAMEDAIALYEGFEEHPEDEDAAIRWYEKERRPAVEALQKASRHSRKYFENVERYTNLDPQQFVFNMLTRSGRITYDELGIRDREYVDEFDRWHARRSNGTEAGQTVATPPMHQPLSLRDVTVPNRAAFSPTPSSDATDGTPSEPQLRRLTDLGLEGVGLVMTEPVAVSPIGRITPGTPGLYEADHRDAWASAVERTRDRADGTTLGIELVHAGQRGATKPRTYGLDRPLPEEDAWELLSASATPYTSSSQVPKAMDADDMERVREQFAHAAELADQAGFDLLQLHFGHGYLLSSFISPRTNERDDEYGGALENRLRYPLEVFDAVRTVWPDEKPVTVKLPATDWAPNGYDMGEAFTAGTRLKERGCDLLTVVAGQTTANDRPKFDTGVLGNYCEQIRNEVQVPTMSTNYLTTTDDVNTQVGGATADLCHWYPENVDVNSL; translated from the coding sequence ATGAACGTTAACGTAATCGGCGGCGGACCCGGCGGACTGTACGCGAGTCTGCTGTTGAAGAAGTCGAACCCGGACTGGAACATCACGGTCTACGAGAGAGATCCCGCTGACAACACGTACGGATGGGGAATCGTCTTCTCGGACAGCACGTTGAGTGCGCTCCGGGAGGCGGATTACAAGACCCACCAGCAGATCACCAACCAGTTCATCAAGTGGGATCCGATCGACGTCTACTACGACGGCGAATACATCAGGTGTGGTGGACACCGATTCGCCGGCATGATGCGCGCCGATCTCAAAGACATTCTCCGCGAACGATGCGCCGAGGTCGGCGTCGAGATGCACTTCGACACGGCGATCGACGATCCGAAAGCGCTCGCGGCGGAGTCCGAGCTGCTCATCGGGGCCGACGGCGCCCAGAGCGTCACCCGCGAAACGTTCTCGGAGGAGTTCAAGCCCCGAATCACCGACGGAAACGCGAAGTTCGCCTGGTTCGGGACGGAAAAGCCGTTCGATGTCTTCACCTTCATCTTCCGCGAAAACGAGGACGGCCTCTGGCGAATCCACGCGTATCCGGGGCGCAAGAGCACGTTCATCGTCGAGTGTACCGAAGAGACATGGCGAAACGCCGGACTCGACGAAAAGAGCGAGGGCGAGGGCCTCGCGTACTTCGAGGAGCTGTTCGCCGATCACCTGAACGGCTACGATCTGGAGTCGAAACTCTACGGCTGGCGCAATTTCCCGCTCGTCGAGAACCGGACGTGGTACCACAACGACGAGAACGTCGTCTTGCTCGGCGACGCCGCCCACACGGCGCACTTCTCGATCGGGTCCGGAACGAAGATGGCCATGGAGGACGCGATCGCCCTCTACGAAGGGTTCGAGGAGCACCCCGAGGACGAAGACGCCGCGATCAGATGGTACGAAAAGGAACGCCGGCCGGCGGTCGAGGCGCTCCAGAAGGCCTCCCGACACAGCAGAAAGTACTTCGAGAACGTCGAGCGGTACACGAACCTCGATCCCCAACAGTTCGTGTTCAACATGCTAACCCGGAGCGGCCGAATCACGTACGACGAACTCGGAATCCGTGACCGGGAGTACGTCGACGAGTTCGACCGCTGGCACGCACGGCGTTCGAACGGGACCGAGGCCGGACAGACCGTCGCCACACCGCCGATGCACCAGCCGCTGTCGCTTCGTGACGTGACGGTGCCGAACCGGGCGGCGTTTTCACCGACGCCCAGTTCCGACGCAACCGACGGAACGCCATCAGAACCGCAGCTTCGACGACTCACCGACCTTGGTTTGGAAGGGGTCGGGCTTGTGATGACCGAACCGGTCGCCGTCTCACCGATCGGACGGATCACGCCCGGAACGCCCGGCCTGTATGAGGCGGACCACCGGGATGCCTGGGCGAGCGCCGTCGAACGGACGCGAGACCGCGCAGACGGGACGACGCTCGGAATCGAACTCGTTCACGCCGGGCAGCGGGGCGCGACGAAACCGCGGACGTACGGTCTCGACCGCCCGCTCCCCGAAGAGGACGCGTGGGAACTGCTCTCAGCGTCCGCGACCCCGTACACCTCGAGCAGTCAGGTTCCAAAAGCGATGGACGCGGACGACATGGAACGCGTTCGAGAACAGTTCGCACACGCCGCGGAGCTGGCCGACCAGGCGGGCTTTGACCTCCTCCAGCTTCATTTCGGGCACGGATACTTACTCTCGAGTTTCATTTCGCCCCGTACGAACGAGCGCGACGACGAGTACGGCGGCGCGCTCGAGAACCGTCTCCGATACCCGCTCGAGGTCTTCGACGCGGTTCGCACAGTCTGGCCCGACGAGAAACCGGTGACGGTAAAACTGCCAGCCACCGACTGGGCGCCGAACGGGTACGACATGGGCGAGGCCTTCACCGCCGGCACTCGGCTGAAAGAACGCGGCTGCGACCTGTTGACGGTCGTCGCCGGCCAGACGACGGCGAACGATCGCCCCAAATTCGACACCGGCGTACTGGGGAACTACTGCGAGCAGATCCGCAACGAGGTTCAGGTGCCGACCATGTCGACGAACTACCTCACGACGACGGACGACGTGAACACGCAGGTCGGCGGCGCCACGGCGGATCTCTGCCACTGGTATCCAGAGAACGTCGACGTCAACTCGCTGTAG
- a CDS encoding LLM class flavin-dependent oxidoreductase, which produces MQVGIGLPNTLSNADRELTVSWARKAEAGPFTSLGVFDRLVYDSLDPFQTLAVCAGATEEIRLSTSIIAGPLRSNAMVAKKAATLDVLSDGRLTLGLALGARKDDYEAADSEYRTRGRRFTKQLDELRSYWEGDEIGPDPAQDGGPELLVGGSSDPAFKRVGRFGDGYIHGGGPPRAFAKDAEKARAAWSEEGRPGEPTLWGHGYFALGGEEQAERGREYLLDYYEFTGPFAERIAEGLLTTPQEIIQFIRGYEEEGCDELLLFPTVADEEQYDRLAEIVGNEWAGE; this is translated from the coding sequence ATGCAGGTTGGTATAGGATTACCTAACACACTGTCGAATGCCGACAGAGAATTGACGGTGTCGTGGGCGCGAAAAGCCGAAGCGGGACCGTTCACCAGTCTCGGCGTCTTCGACAGGCTGGTGTACGACAGTCTCGATCCATTTCAGACGCTCGCCGTCTGTGCCGGTGCGACGGAGGAGATCAGACTCTCAACCTCGATCATCGCCGGCCCGCTCCGAAGCAACGCGATGGTGGCGAAGAAAGCGGCGACGCTCGACGTTCTCTCCGACGGTCGGTTGACGCTCGGGCTCGCACTCGGCGCGCGAAAGGACGACTATGAGGCCGCAGACTCCGAGTACCGAACCCGAGGTCGGCGGTTTACGAAGCAACTGGACGAGCTCCGATCGTACTGGGAGGGAGACGAGATCGGTCCCGATCCGGCCCAAGACGGCGGGCCAGAACTTCTCGTCGGTGGCTCGAGCGATCCGGCGTTCAAACGCGTCGGTCGGTTCGGCGACGGGTACATCCATGGCGGCGGCCCGCCCCGTGCGTTCGCGAAAGACGCGGAGAAGGCTCGAGCGGCGTGGTCGGAGGAAGGCCGCCCTGGCGAGCCGACGCTCTGGGGCCACGGCTACTTCGCACTCGGCGGCGAAGAACAGGCCGAACGGGGCCGCGAGTACCTCCTCGATTACTACGAGTTCACCGGACCGTTCGCGGAACGCATCGCGGAGGGGCTGTTGACGACGCCGCAAGAGATCATCCAGTTCATTCGCGGGTACGAGGAGGAGGGGTGTGACGAACTCCTGTTGTTCCCGACCGTGGCGGACGAGGAGCAGTACGACCGATTAGCCGAGATCGTCGGCAACGAATGGGCTGGCGAGTAA
- a CDS encoding enoyl-CoA hydratase/isomerase family protein: protein MVNADFAVDDYAAYITVRREEKLNAIDTPTKNEIIDRLREYKDDEEVRVVVFQSEGDRAFCAGGDVQEIPETDYSLKHFTDSWEELFTTMRNLGVPTVAKVDGVTLGGGFDWLLHTDFVIAASDAELGQPEIDLGIVNHFSPPMLVEQVGFRKTMELLLTGETISGAEAAEIGLVTRSVPRKELDDEVDSLVSTLVNKSPRIAAKVKEGIYTSLELSPSAARSHLEDVSLESARTDPDYREGVDAQLEGRDPDWTVE, encoded by the coding sequence ATGGTGAACGCAGATTTCGCCGTTGATGACTATGCGGCATACATCACAGTTCGGCGCGAGGAGAAGTTGAACGCGATCGATACGCCGACGAAGAACGAGATAATCGATCGGCTCCGGGAGTACAAGGACGACGAGGAAGTGCGGGTCGTCGTCTTCCAGAGCGAGGGTGACCGCGCGTTCTGTGCCGGCGGCGACGTCCAGGAGATCCCGGAGACGGACTACTCGCTCAAGCACTTTACCGATAGCTGGGAGGAACTGTTCACGACCATGCGGAACCTGGGGGTACCGACGGTGGCGAAAGTCGACGGCGTCACCCTGGGCGGCGGGTTCGACTGGCTCCTCCACACTGATTTCGTTATCGCCGCGTCGGACGCCGAACTCGGTCAGCCGGAGATCGACCTCGGAATCGTGAACCACTTCTCGCCGCCGATGCTGGTAGAACAGGTCGGGTTCCGGAAGACGATGGAGTTGCTGTTGACCGGCGAGACGATTTCTGGCGCCGAAGCGGCAGAGATCGGTCTCGTGACGCGAAGCGTTCCTCGAAAAGAACTGGACGACGAGGTTGACTCGCTGGTCAGTACGCTCGTCAACAAGAGTCCCCGTATCGCCGCGAAAGTCAAGGAGGGAATCTACACGAGCCTGGAGCTGTCGCCGTCGGCCGCCAGGTCCCACCTCGAGGACGTCTCCCTCGAGAGCGCACGTACGGATCCCGACTACCGCGAGGGGGTCGACGCGCAGTTGGAGGGTCGAGACCCCGACTGGACGGTAGAGTAA
- a CDS encoding RidA family protein, translating to MSKEIINPTGLAPARGFNHGILTSDDDILFLAGQDGANADETIVAPDDLVAQFEQVLENLRTVVREADGTMDDIVKLNVFVADRDEYVDNLEPLGKVFSSYFDEYPAMALFEVSAFFKEDALVEMEGFAAIDAE from the coding sequence ATGTCGAAAGAGATCATCAACCCCACGGGACTCGCACCGGCTCGCGGTTTCAACCACGGAATCCTCACTTCGGACGACGATATCCTGTTTCTCGCCGGCCAGGACGGCGCCAACGCCGACGAGACGATCGTGGCTCCGGACGACCTCGTCGCACAGTTCGAACAGGTCCTTGAGAACCTCCGGACCGTCGTTCGAGAGGCCGATGGCACGATGGACGACATCGTCAAGCTAAACGTCTTCGTCGCGGATCGAGACGAGTACGTGGACAACCTCGAGCCGCTGGGCAAGGTCTTCTCGTCGTACTTCGACGAGTATCCGGCGATGGCGCTCTTCGAGGTGAGCGCGTTTTTCAAAGAAGACGCCCTCGTCGAGATGGAAGGCTTCGCGGCAATCGATGCCGAGTAA
- a CDS encoding SDR family NAD(P)-dependent oxidoreductase: MTVEIDLSGSTAVVTGGTSGIGLAITKTLARAGADVVPTSRTEEDVRDAVDAVRERGSDSITVTTDVTDRSAVRRLFEQTDEDLGSVDVVVNNAGINPTSSMGRPEDLEPDAFDDVVNVNLRGAFACTHEAGEYLLDNDGGSVINVASISGVVGTPRQHSYVASKHGLIGLTKSVALDWAPEVRVNAIAPGYVSTDLTAPIEANEELHSSILADIPADRFASPEEVADAALFLASDMATYVTGECLVVDGGWTAE, encoded by the coding sequence GTGACAGTAGAGATCGATCTCTCCGGCAGTACTGCCGTCGTCACGGGCGGAACGAGCGGTATCGGACTGGCGATCACGAAGACGCTCGCGCGCGCCGGCGCCGACGTCGTGCCGACGTCCCGAACTGAGGAGGACGTTCGCGATGCCGTCGACGCCGTTCGGGAGCGAGGAAGCGACTCGATCACCGTAACGACCGACGTGACCGATCGGTCGGCCGTACGGCGGCTGTTCGAGCAAACGGACGAGGATCTCGGTTCCGTCGACGTCGTCGTCAACAACGCCGGTATCAATCCGACCTCCTCGATGGGGCGGCCGGAAGACCTCGAGCCCGACGCGTTCGACGATGTGGTCAACGTGAACCTCCGTGGCGCGTTCGCCTGCACCCACGAGGCAGGCGAGTATCTTCTGGACAACGACGGCGGAAGCGTGATCAACGTCGCCAGTATTTCCGGAGTCGTTGGAACACCTCGTCAGCACTCTTACGTCGCGTCGAAACACGGGCTGATCGGACTCACGAAGAGCGTGGCACTCGACTGGGCGCCCGAGGTTCGAGTAAACGCGATCGCCCCGGGGTACGTCTCGACTGACCTGACCGCGCCGATCGAAGCGAACGAGGAACTCCACAGTTCGATTCTCGCCGACATTCCAGCCGATCGGTTCGCCTCACCCGAAGAGGTCGCCGACGCGGCGCTCTTCCTGGCGAGCGATATGGCGACATACGTCACCGGCGAGTGTCTGGTCGTCGATGGCGGGTGGACTGCGGAGTGA
- a CDS encoding IclR family transcriptional regulator → MSYKVKTASKLFTIIEAVQKLDEPTHTELSNHLDLAKSTTHNYVDTLVKSGYLVEEDGVYRLSLKFLDHGVHAKRNLRIARISPPILDQLAADTDEAVWLMVEERGYTIGLEKAMGERAVQTAGRIGRHTRFHYHAPGKALLSQMSESRIEEIIDQQGLPRKTAHTITEYDALLEELEEVRDRDVAFDVGEAIQGIRSVAAPVVCDGELKGAIAVVGPENRLRDDYFHSELPNLVSGAANELELRLEYGVA, encoded by the coding sequence ATGAGCTACAAAGTAAAGACCGCGTCCAAGTTGTTCACGATTATCGAAGCGGTACAGAAACTGGACGAGCCGACGCACACGGAGCTCTCGAACCACCTCGATCTCGCGAAGAGTACGACCCACAATTACGTCGATACGCTGGTCAAGTCCGGATACCTCGTCGAGGAGGATGGGGTGTATCGATTGAGTCTGAAATTTCTCGATCACGGGGTGCACGCGAAGCGAAACCTGCGTATCGCGCGGATTTCGCCGCCCATTCTCGATCAGCTGGCGGCGGATACGGACGAAGCCGTCTGGCTGATGGTCGAGGAGCGGGGCTACACCATCGGACTCGAGAAGGCGATGGGAGAACGTGCGGTCCAGACGGCTGGACGCATCGGACGCCACACGCGATTTCACTACCACGCACCGGGGAAAGCGCTCCTCTCACAGATGTCGGAATCCAGGATCGAAGAGATCATCGATCAGCAAGGGCTGCCCCGAAAGACGGCACACACGATCACGGAGTACGACGCGCTGCTCGAGGAACTCGAGGAGGTCCGGGATCGTGACGTCGCGTTCGACGTCGGCGAAGCCATTCAGGGCATCCGGAGCGTCGCCGCGCCGGTCGTCTGCGACGGCGAACTGAAGGGCGCCATCGCCGTCGTCGGCCCGGAAAACCGCCTGCGGGACGACTACTTCCACAGTGAACTCCCGAACCTCGTCTCCGGGGCGGCGAACGAACTCGAACTCCGTCTCGAGTACGGCGTCGCGTGA